The Dreissena polymorpha isolate Duluth1 chromosome 2, UMN_Dpol_1.0, whole genome shotgun sequence nucleotide sequence ttgaaaaaaagttaaaagCATGTTGCAAGGACTGAATGATAGCTAAACAACAAAATGAATATAACGCATATTGAACATCAACTTGAACATCAAGTGAAGGTTCCAACACCAAACTATATGGATATCAGTTTGATGTACGGCAATGAATCCGGACGAAATGCGGATGTGTATAGCCTTGCCGATGTCGATCTACTTTTTGCGAATATTGAACTAGATATTTACATTGACCTTGGCGTGGTGAACATCATTCTTATCGTACTCTATAGCGCCATCTTCATCGTCGGTCTCCTTGGCAATATATTTGTTATCGTCGCGATCATAAAGTTCAAAAGTCTGCGCACGCTAACGAACTACTTTCTTTTGAACCTCACAGTTGGTGACATATTGGTTATATTGGTTTGCATACCTGTCACTCTTGGAAGTACGGTGTACAAGAAATGGATTTATGGTCAAGTATTGTGTAAATTAACGCCATTTTGCCAAGGCACGGCGGTAGCTGTTAGCGTTTTGTCGcttttgtttatttgtgtcaGTAGGTGCTTCGCAATTTATAAGCCATTACGAGCGAAGATAATATTCTCGAAACACAATGTTAAGTTCATGATTATTGTAATATGGCTTCTGTCTTTCGGCTCTATGTGTCCTCTGCTTATTGTTAACTCTGTTAAAACCATAACCATATATGAACTGTTCGATAGTGTCACTTGCCAAGAAAGTTGGGGTTCACTAACTGATAAACATGTTTTCAACGGGTTtatattttgtgcattttttgttttgccaCTAACCATGATGTCAATAGGATATTCGGTGATTGGTCACACTCTTTGGATTGGGAATTCGATTTTGATGGAGGGCAATGGGTGTCAAAAGAAAAGTAACAACATAATTTTGAAGCAACGGCGAAGAACTGTGAAGATGCTTATTTGCATAGTAGTGATATTTGGACTTTGTTGGCTCCCATATTATATTGTATACTTTTGGATCGATGCAAATTTAAGCATCGGTGCTGATAATGGCATTCTTACAAATGTGTATCCATTTGTTATGTTGCTCGGTTTATCAAACTCGGCAGTGAATCCAATCTGCTATTGCATTCTTAGCCGTGGATTTCGAAGGGGGTTTGATAGTATATTGTGCGTTAACTTCTTGAGGAGAGGTGGGAGCTTTTTGCGATCATCCTTCAAAATGAAATCGACCGCGAGTGGAAGCATAGACACAGCGGAGGTGTGAACTTGGATTAAtgaatcacgtgattacccccaaTTATTGTTGAATTGTTTAAAGTTTAAGGCCAAATACAATAATTGCGTATGTGCTCTCCCTTTTCATCAACAAATGTTAAAAACCAGTATCGTGCTGTAGAAAGAATATGCTCTACAActaattttgcaagaaatatcagttttttaattttttgacaAATGCACTTAGTGTTCTACTTTATGGAGAGGTACAACTGATTTCAACTTCTCTTTGGTGGGCGTGTTCTTATGTTTTGAGTGTAAATGCAAGTGTCAACAAAATCTATTGAAGACTTTATAAACACGCTTGGTCTGCTTTGCGATGTTTGATAACAGTGCAAAATTATTTTACATCTACAAATAAATAATCATGTTTGTTTATGTCAAGATACAATAATTAAAGagcataaatatattttacaaacaccGAATTTTGGTAAAAGTGATTTGTGGTTCAATGGCAACATTTTTCCTGCCGTTTTAAAgactttgtttaattgttttatttataatccgGCGTATCCTAAAAGAAATTTGGTGTACAAGATAAATTACAATATAGTTTAAGTCGAGATCcaaacaatcaatatataatcAAACACACTAGTAAAAGCCCTAATGTTTCAACAACAAAACCAAACAGCGAAACCGACCGGTTAAATTGCACACTCACAACATGCTCGAATAACCGGTTATTGCACCTGCAGACATAAACTGTAAATTGATATTCAATATTCAATGCTTAATGACATTGTTGTTATACCTTTAAATTCATCAAATGCTTTGTTGTTGACGTTTTGAAAGCGTACCTCTACCTCATCTACTTTTAAAACAAACCAAACACACTGATTGTAATTAAAACTAACATTTGTATGTAATGTAGTGTTCTTTAAGTGTAACTTAATGATTCCCTTTTATTCCAAGAACAATAACAAAGTTACCGTTATTACCAAAACCAATATCAAAGGCATACATTTACTTCTTATAGGTATGATCACTTGAACTTACCGGCGGCCTACTTACTTTATTAGATATCAAAATCTTTAAGTGATACTGTGTCTGCTTATAATCATATGTGTATATTTGCATATTACCATGTATCGTACGAGTGCAATCTCAATGTTAAATATTACCTAAGAAAAGTTGTATGGGTATGCATGAAATAATTTTCCATGATACAGTTGGTATGTCTGACATAAACTGCGTAAGACGACTAATTCAATAGTGTGCTGATATACTGTTGTATGTTGATATGTTACTCTTGGACTTGTTAGTACCAATTTAAGTCCATTGTAAACCTATTCAACTTAACATATGTATTCCCAATGACTCATCCTATTACGCATTTTATAAGTTTAAGCGCAactatgtttaaaaatatgactCAAAATAGATTTAACAAGTTTGAATTAAATtttatcacatgtcataccctgtttcccatgtcatataaccattacgaatatgtttatcttacacatgtgtaatatactttttaagcgttttcatttgcaTAGTTATCGTTTGATTGACCAATCTCATTTTGTCAGTATGCTTAAATGACGTTGAAACGTAAattgacgtcacgaaatgtaaagaactttcgggatttatcatttggtttgcgaaaatatttatttaattcgcTAATTTAAAAGCTTgaaataaaaaagatctgacactcgttgtcatttcataccatgttttattaaactcgtccaggtaattcgttagtaagctcgtcAAAGGCtggcttactaacacaattcctgaactcgtttgataaaatatggtatgatatgacaactcgtgccagatcctatatatatgatCTATAGTGTATGATACAATTTTGTTCCGCATTTATGTTATAGCTTTCAAGCTGTGACCAGATATTGTTATTTATgacgaaaatatgaaataaatgactTTCAAATAGTGTGCGTTTGTTAAAACGAATGCATAAGTTGTTGCAGCTGTGTCTTTTAACATAGATTGAATAGAGACACATTGCCTTGTACATGCATTTGCATTATGTGATACTGCAACTGTCACAATTCTGCCATCGTACGTAACGTTGCGTTGTCGTCTGTTTACTGAAGCACTCACTGCTCTTAATAAAATTGTTCACACACACTTATATTcgtaaatatatatcaatataagatATGTTCACAGAGAAAAAGACAATTTCTTTCGATAAATTCAAACAAACACATATGACAGATATGTAATACAACCCAATTAAGCAAAATGATGAGATGCGCGTGCAATTTGCAGTAAAATATCGAACACAGATTCCTAAACATACACAATGATAATCGTGTATTTTGAATTGTTTCTGTTTAGGTTCTAATGTTTAAACAAGTTATACACATTTCCTTTAATTCTATATTGTCGCCGTGTCTTAATGTCCTTTACATATGATCCGAGAGTCGTGCgggacattatttatttaatattgtgtacGCTTTTTTGTTATCATAATTTGATCGCGACATTACAATGCTAAACATATTTGGCATTTCCTAACCAACGCCTTACAAAAAACAAACGACAACTTAAACTAATTCTCTCGATTACATGAGAGCTTTTCTGGAACTGCTATACATTCggaagaataaaacaaaacgaatcagtatttttgaaaacatgtttttaaaatttttGTCCACaggattcttgaaaataaaatgttctttTTACAAATCACAtatgagtaattaaatggtaattgtaTTAACTTGAAACCTAACTTAAACTTTTATTGTCGTACAGATTTTGAGTTGTGACGCAATTAGGTTATATTTTATGTACACTCAAATTGGTTATTTATACTCCTGTACCAAAGGTGAGGATTGATTTCTATATTAAAGGTATTAAATCGCAAATGCTATCTGTATCATCGGTTAAGTCGCCCTGCATTCTGCGCGGCTTTTTAACAACTCGGGATGACGCCTTCAACAATAATTCCGACACATCCTATCAGAATCTCCAAACAGCGTATGGAGGACACTGTGCAGTAggtgaagaagttatagtaatctaggtactagtagtagtagtagtagtagtagtagtagtagtagaagtagaagtagtagtagtagtagaagtagtagtagtagtagtagtagaagtagtagtagtagtagtagtagtagtagtagtagtagtagtagtagtagtagaagtagtagaagtagtagtagtagtagtagaagtagtagtagtagtagaagtagtagaagtagtagtagtagtagtagtagtagtagtagtagtagtagtagtagtagtagtagtagtagtagtagtagtagtagtagtagtagtagaagtagtagtagtagtagtagtagtagtagtagtagtagtagtagtagtagtagtagtagtagtagtagtagtagtagttgtagtagtagaagaagtagtagacgttgtactagtaatagtagtagaactagtagtagtagtagtagtagaagtagtaatagtagtagtagtcgcagtagtagtagtagtagtagtatcagtagtagtagtagtagtagtagtattagaagtagaagtagtagtagtagtagtagtagtagtaatagtagtagaaacagaagtagaagtagtaggagtagtagtagaagtagaagaagtagtagtagtattagtagtcgtagtagttgtagtttgTTGTTTGAggcaatattataaaattatataaacttgTGATGCTTGGTAACAGGTGcctatattttatttgtttttttttaacttttatttaagcaATGCAATCAACACACTATGCAATCTAAATCATTAAGCATCGTACATGTGTTTGTCTCATGTTGCCTCATTGGGgaaaaaaggtaccatatgacattaaaattgaataacacattGTACCTCTGTGCATCAATGGGGCAACCTTATCATTGACAATCactattttaatataagcttacaaATTACAATGTATAACACAGACGTAATGCAGATAATGGCACTGTAATATAACAACCTATCGCATTCTGTTTGTCTGGCGGACAAAAACCATGAATATAAATTGGCGTTCGTCACGACGCACATTCATCTATATGAAATGCAGACTGACATGTTGATCAAGTTTGCTGAGGTCTGAACATTTTGGGCGTAAACATGTGTCTTAATGTCATCCCGTTAACttgttcaaaatgttcagcaTACGCATTGTTCTGAATTCATTAATAACATCAACATGTTCCCT carries:
- the LOC127869841 gene encoding orexin/Hypocretin receptor type 1-like → MNITHIEHQLEHQVKVPTPNYMDISLMYGNESGRNADVYSLADVDLLFANIELDIYIDLGVVNIILIVLYSAIFIVGLLGNIFVIVAIIKFKSLRTLTNYFLLNLTVGDILVILVCIPVTLGSTVYKKWIYGQVLCKLTPFCQGTAQRRRTVKMLICIVVIFGLCWLPYYIVYFWIDANLSIGADNGILTNVYPFVMLLGLSNSAVNPICYCILSRGFRRGFDSILCVNFLRRGGSFLRSSFKMKSTASGSIDTAEV